GGTATAATTAGTGGTATTCAAAAAAAAACGGACACCCTTCTTGCAGGATGTCCGTTTCCGGATTGAGTAAGCTCCTTACTCTTTGATAATTTTCAGGTCTTTTCTTAAATCGCCTTCCTGAACCGAAAGCAAGTAAAAACCTTGAGGTAATTCATTGCCAATTTGCAATTCGCCTTGGGCTTTCTCTTGGTGGAAAACGATGCGTCCGGTCATATCTCTAACCCATACTTCGGCAGTGTTATCCAACTCCAACACTAAGTTGCCACGGAATGGATTTGGATATGCGCGGAAGTTCAGTTCTTCGGTTTCTATAGCATCTTCTTCCAAACGGAAAATGGCAGGGGTTGTAACCACACAGGTATCACCATAAGGTCCAATTCCTCCATTCATTTCAACTTTCACGGTAACATTGTAAGCAGTTCCTGGAGAAAGCGGAGACAAGGCGTGAACATAGGTCATGCGGAAGGTATTGGAATTGTTGGTGCTAATCCAGGTTTGGTCGTATCCGCCCGGACCAAAAACACGGAAATGGTATTTAGTGGTACCAACAACACCGTTGCAGGTTAGTTTTGAATTTAACTGGGTTAATACTGTATCGCAGTAGATAGCAGATAGTTTGGTTTTGAAATTAGCCATTACAGCACAAGTGGTTCCGAAGTCGGATGTTCCGGCATCGGTAACGGCAGCAATACGAACGTTGTAGGTGGCTCCGTTGGTAATTCCGGTGAAGTTTCTGAAGCGGAAATAAGCCAATGAACTGCCTGTATTGATTACTTGAGAATAACCCAAGGTAGTATTGGTTAATTCAACATTATAAGAAAGTGCTCCTGCAACCGGTGTAATTAATATACTGGAGTTTGGAGAGGTTACAATTCGTCCGCACTGACTTGGTCTCAACGAGGTAGTTTGCACCGGTGGAGTTGTTACATCGCATGAAGCTCCGTACGAACCAATTCCGCCGTTCATAATTACTGCTACTTCCACCTGATAAGTGGTAGATGCTCTTAGTGTAGCTAGGTCATTTACCCAACTCATTTTAAAGGTATTGGAGTTGGTAGGAGTTACATAGGTTTGGTCGTATCCGAATGGGCCGGTAACGTGGTAGCTATAAAAGGTAGTTCCGACTACACTATTGCAAGAAAGAGAACGGGCCAGGATATCGATGGTAGTACCACAAGAGGCAGCCGAAAGGGTAGTTCTGAAATCTACATTGATGGTACAAGGGCTACCGTATGCTGTATTTCCATCCGGTGTAATGGCAGAAACTCTTACGGTATAGGCGGTTCCGTTTTTCAAACCGGTGAAGGCATTTAAGCGGAAGGAATTTACTGCTGTGCCTGTGTTGTAAACCTGAGAGTAAGACAAAGTGGTATTGCTTATTTCAACATTATAGGAAGTTGCACCGGCTATGGTAGCATAAACAATTCCTGAATTGGGTGAGGTAATGGTTGCCCCGCAGAAGGAAGGTACTAAGTTGGTAGTTGGACCGGCAGGTGTAGTAACA
Above is a genomic segment from Bacteroidia bacterium containing:
- a CDS encoding T9SS type A sorting domain-containing protein, which gives rise to MSWVNDLATLRASTTYQVEVAVIMNGGIGSYGASCDVTTPPVQTTSLRPSQCGRIVTSPNSSILITPVAGALSYNVELTNTTLGYSQVINTGSSLAYFRFRNFTGITNGATYNVRIAAVTDAGTSDFGTTCAVMANFKTKLSAIYCDTVLTQLNSKLTCNGVVGTTKYHFRVFGPGGYDQTWISTNNSNTFRMTYVHALSPLSPGTAYNVTVKVEMNGGIGPYGDTCVVTTPAIFRLEEDAIETEELNFRAYPNPFRGNLVLELDNTAEVWVRDMTGRIVFHQEKAQGELQIGNELPQGFYLLSVQEGDLRKDLKIIKE